The Streptomyces sp. NBC_00659 genomic interval CCGGCGAGGGCGCGAACTTCGTCCTTCGGCGCACCCTGCTCGCCGACCTGAGCGACTACTCCCCGGACCGCGCGCTGGCGGTCTTCCGGCGGCTGACCGAACGGGAGGCCGGCGCCTACTGGACGTTCGTCATCCATGTCGACGGCCGGGTGTTCGTCGGCGCCACCCCCGAACGGCACATCTCCGTGTGCGACGGCCGCGCCGTGATGAATCCGATCAGCGGGACCTACCGCTACCCGCCCGGCGGACCGACCCTCGACGGCCTCACCGCCTTCCTGCAGGACCGCAAGGAGACCGACGAGCTCTACATGGTGCTCGACGAGGAACTCAAGATGATGTCCCGGGTGTGCGCCGACGGCGGCCGGGTCACCGGGCCCGCCCTCAAGGAGATGGCACGCCTGGCCCACACCGAGTACTTCATCGAGGGACACACCCGCCGTGACGTACGGGAGATCCTCCGCGAGACGCTGTTCGCGCCGACCGTCACCGGCAGCCCGGTGGAGAGCGCGGCCCGGGTCATCGCGCGCTACGAGCCGCAGGGCCGCGGCTACTACAGCGGGGTCGCCGCCCTGATCGGACGCGAAGCCTCGGGCGAGCGGTCGTTGGACTCCGCCATCCTCATCCGCACCGCCGACATCACCCCGGACGGCCGGATGCGACTGGCGGTCGGAGCGACCGTGGTGCGGCATTCGTCGCCGGAGGCGGAGGCCGCGGAGACCCGCGCCAAGGCCGCCGGGCTGCTCCACGCACTGGAGGCGGAAGAACCGGGCCCTCAGGCGTCTCCCGCCGTGCCCGGCACGACCCGGTTCGCCGACCACCCGGCGATCCGCGCGGCACTGGGGGGACGCAACACCGGCATCGCCGACTTCTGGCTGGCCTCCACCGAGCCGGGCTCCCTGACGGTGCCGTCCCTGGTCGGCACAAAGATCCTGGTGGTGGACGCCGAGGACGACTTCACCGCGATGATCGTGCAGCAGCTCGAA includes:
- a CDS encoding anthranilate synthase family protein, with translation MNTPGRGGTDLLDRLLAEERPPAFALLHRPESGDPDTVEVLLGEVSHPDSLARLPLPSGAPGAPRHDALVLVPYRQLAERGFAAPDDGAPLIALTVNEQASLPLEDVLERLSPVPVHLTGSRFDLSDEEYAEIVRRVVADEIGTGEGANFVLRRTLLADLSDYSPDRALAVFRRLTEREAGAYWTFVIHVDGRVFVGATPERHISVCDGRAVMNPISGTYRYPPGGPTLDGLTAFLQDRKETDELYMVLDEELKMMSRVCADGGRVTGPALKEMARLAHTEYFIEGHTRRDVREILRETLFAPTVTGSPVESAARVIARYEPQGRGYYSGVAALIGREASGERSLDSAILIRTADITPDGRMRLAVGATVVRHSSPEAEAAETRAKAAGLLHALEAEEPGPQASPAVPGTTRFADHPAIRAALGGRNTGIADFWLASTEPGSLTVPSLVGTKILVVDAEDDFTAMIVQQLEALGPTAQVARYDELHDPAGFDLVVMGPGPGDPRALTDPKITALDAATARLLRDRMPFLSVCLSHQVLCLRLGLELVARDEPNQGVQRSIDLFGRPERVGFYNTFSAVSHAAHHDVPGVGRVAVSRDPATGEVDALRGGRFASFQFHVESVLTMDGPRLLADALRGVLAR